From a region of the Paralichthys olivaceus isolate ysfri-2021 chromosome 4, ASM2471397v2, whole genome shotgun sequence genome:
- the adora2aa gene encoding adenosine A2a receptor a has protein sequence MPEDPVASILYIILEVLIAAFSVLGNVLVCWAVCLNSNLQTITNFFVVSLAVADIAVGVLAIPFAIVISTGFCSNFYGCLFIACFVLVLTQSSIFSLLAIAIDRYIAIKLPLRYNSLVTGQRARGIIAICWVLSIIIGLTPMMGWHRMTERGNSSVSCLPGLMKCLFEEVVEMKYMVYFNFFACVLIPLLLMLAIYLRIFMAARYQLKLMEGKAAHGEKSGSTLQKEVQAAKSLAIIVGLFAVCWLPLHIINCFTLFCPECDRPPAWIMYVAIILSHANSVVNPFIYAYRIREFRQTFRKIIRRHILGRQELLESGSSKHNSTHNSITDSIRLKANSLSFQMFTEHSSGSNCESSYICPALISPVGGGLLAVSHPSLSVIISHCPQMELCPLQTPRQTQIPVGHHLQYGEQQCGSSGPVVREDKDQVASLLNKQDRKSSCGEVEKVS, from the exons ATGCCTGAAGACCCCGTCGCCTCCATCCTCTACATCATCCTGGAAGTGCTGATCGCTGCGTTCTCTGTGCTGGGCAATGTGCTGGTCTGCTGGGCCGTGTGCCTCAACAGCAACCTGCAGACCATCACCAACTTCTTCGTGGTGTCGCTAGCGGTGGCTGACATCGCCGTGGGCGTCCTGGCCATCCCTTTCGCCATCGTGATCAGCACCGGGTTCTGCTCCAACTTCTACGGCTGCCTCTTCATCGCCTGCTTCGTGCTGGTTCTCACTCAGAGCTCCATCTTCAGCCTGCTGGCCATCGCTATAGACCGCTACATTGCAATCAAGTTACCGCTCAG GTACAACAGTTTGGTGACAGGCCAGCGGGCTCGTGGCATCATCGCCATCTGCTGGGTTTTATCCATCATCATCGGTCTGACCCCAATGATGGGCTGGCACAGGATGACTGAGAGGGGCAACAGCTCCGTCTCCTGCCTGCCCGGCCTGATGAAGTGCCTGTTCGAGGAGGTGGTGGAAATGAAGTACATGGTCTACTTCAACTTCTTCGCCTGCGTACTgattcctctgctgctgatgctggcCATCTACCTGCGTATCTTCATGGCTGCTCGTTACCAGCTCAAGCTGATGGAGGGGAAGGCGGCTCATGGGGAGAAGTCGGGCTCTACGCTGCAGAAAGAGGTCCAGGCCGCCAAGTCTCTGGCCATCATCGTGGGGCTGTTTGCTGTCTGCTGGCTGCCTTTACACATCATCAACTGCTTCACCCTCTTCTGTCCCGAATGTGATCGTCCTCCGGCTTGGATCATGTATGTGGCCATTATCCTCTCTCACGCCAACTCTGTGGTCAACCCCTTCATCTATGCCTACAGAATCCGGGAGTTCCGACAGACTTTCCGAAAGATTATCCGGCGCCACATCCTGGGCCGGCAGGAGCTGTTGGAGAGTGGCAGCAGTAAACACAACTCCACTCACAACAGCATCACAGACTCCATCAGACTCAAGGCGAACAGCCTCAGCTTTCAAATGTTCACTGAGCACAGCAGCGGCAGCAACTGTGAAAGCTCCTACATCTGCCCTGCTCTCATCTCTCCTGTAGGGGGAGGACTCTTGGCTGTATCTCATCCCTCTCTGTCAGTCATCATCTCCCACTGTCCTCAGATGGAACTGTGTCCACTGCAGACCCCCAGACAAACTCAGATCCCAGTGGGTCATCACCTACAGTATGGGGAGCAGCAGTGTGGCAGCAGTGGACCTGTAGTCAGGGAGGATAAGGACCAGGTGGCATCACTGTTAAATAAACAGGACAGGAAGAGCAGCTGTGGTGAGGTGGAGAAGGTTTCCTGA
- the LOC109633724 gene encoding uncharacterized protein C22orf15, with protein MFVTILFGDSRMEMFNLNCKLIDFIRHVKERSGLDFKECVDLMDSSGSVMNLQDKQHSVALASSMLVQRQYYVLLHVCRDEDTGGRKYVSLLNNYSQSHPELTELLRKLTNPNKEQDRQIRGRTQRRFPVNQTRSRNIPANNKSHKMK; from the exons ATGTTTGTCACTATTCTGTTTGGAG ACAGCAGGATGGAAATGTTCAATCTCAACTGTAAGCTGATAGACTTCATACGCCATGTAAAGGAGAGGAGTGGTCTGGACTTTAAAG AGTGTGTGGACCTGATGGACAGCAGTGGTTCAGTGATGAACTTACAGGACAAGCAGCACAGTGTGGCTCTGGCCAGCAGCATGTTGGTCCAGAGACAATACTATGTCCTCCTACACGTCTGCC GAGATGAAGATACTGGAGGTCGGAAATACGTGTCTCTCTTGAACAACTACAGCCAGAGTCATCCTGAGTTAACAG AGCTGTTGAGGAAACTAACAAACCCCAACAAGGAGCAAGACAGACAGATCAGAGGACGCACACAGAGGAGATTTCCTGTCAACCAAACCCGGAGCAGGAACATCCCTGCAAATAACAAGAGCCACAAAATGAAATAG